In a single window of the Rhodamnia argentea isolate NSW1041297 chromosome 2, ASM2092103v1, whole genome shotgun sequence genome:
- the LOC115749882 gene encoding O-fucosyltransferase 7-like isoform X2, translating to MTKAMAKRRRRALSLLLRRLLTCAICAVATVALLSGHVRVLPSPGVAGAPQFLKQYQRQGSEQSWTKELVPPQFSKNPGSSRKMNSASWSLDFDKLWKPPPNRDFTPCIDPSTNYTVPAASQGYLLVHTNGGLNQMRAGICDMVAVARIINATLVIPELDKGSFWRDSSNFSDIFDEEHFISTLANDVKVVKKLPKELAKTTKLVKEFKSWSGMDYYHNEIAGMWEYYEVIRASKSDSRLANNNLPSAIQKLRCRACYEALRFAPHIEAMGKLLVERMRSYGPYIALHLRYEKDMLAFSGCTHGLSAAEAKELRIIRENTLHWKIKNINSTEQRSKGYCPLTPKEAAIFLTALGYPSHTPIYIAAGEIYGGDSHMTELQSRYPMLMSKEKLASVEELEPFMNHASQMAALDYIVSVESDVFIPSYSGNMARAVGGHRRFLGHRKTISPDRKALVHLFDKVENGTLKEGSRLSDHIAELHKRRQGSPRKRKGPISGTKGMDRFRSEEAFYENPLPDCLCRSELPQVNASVSIR from the exons CAATACCAGAGGCAGGGGAGTGAGCAGAGCTGGACAAAGGAACTCGTTCCACctcaattttccaaaaatccggGCTCTTCTCGCAAG ATGAACAGTGCTTCCTGGAGTTTGGATTTTGACAAGCTCTGGAAGCCTCCGCCAAACCGTGATTTCACGCCATGTATAGATCCTAGCACAAATTATACAG TTCCTGCAGCATCGCAAGGTTACCTTCTAGTTCATACCAATGGAGGACTTAATCAGATGCGAGCTGGG ATATGTGACATGGTTGCCGTAGCTCGTATAATAAATGCTACTTTGGTGATTCCCGAACTAGATAAAGGTTCTTTTTGGCGAGATTCTAG CAACTTTTCAGATATCTTTGATGAAGAACATTTTATAAGCACTTTAGCTAATGATGTTAAAGTTGTAAAGAAGCTTCCCAAGGAATTGGCTAAAACCACAAAGTTAGTGAAGGAATTTAAAAGTTGGTCTGGCATGGATTACTATCACAATGAGATAGCTGGCATGTGGGAATATTATGAG GTAATACGGGCATCAAAGTCAGATTCTCGTCTTGCAAATAATAATCTTCCATCAGCCATTCAAAAGCTACGGTGTCGCGCTTGTTATGAAGCCCTTCGTTTTGCACCCCATATTGAAGCAATGGGAAAG TTGCTGGTTGAGCGGATGAGATCTTATGGTCCTTATATAGCTCTTCATTTGCGGTATGAGAAGGACATGCTTGCCTTTAGTGGGTGTACACATGGTTTATCAGCAGCTGAAGCTAAAGAACTGCGGATAATTAG GGAGAACACTCTGCATTGGAAAATAAAGAACATCAATTCTACTGAGCAGAGATCTAAAGGATACTGCCCTCTAACTCCAAAGGAGGCTGCAATTTTTCTCACAGCCCTCGGGTATCCATCCCATACACCCATATACATCGCTGCTGGAGAAATATATGGAGGTGACTCTCATATGACTGAACTACAGTCCCGCTATCCGATGTTGATGAGCAAG GAAAAACTAGCATCAGTTGAGGAGCTGGAACCTTTTATGAATCATGCATCTCAAATGGCAGCACTGGATTACATTGTATCTGTGGAGAGTGATGTTTTCATTCCATCCTACTCAGGAAATATGGCAAGGGCAGTCGGAGGTCACCGTCGCTTTTTGGGGCATAGAAAGACAATATCACCTGACAG GAAAGCTCTTGTTCATCTATTTGACAAAGTTGAGAACGGGACTCTGAAAGAAGGAAGTAGGTTATCAGATCACATTGCTGAACTCCACAAAAGACG GCAAGGGTCCCCACGGAAGAGGAAAGGCCCCATCTCAGGAACAAAGGGCATGGATAGATTTCGTTCGGAGGAGGCATTCTACGAGAATCCTTTGCCAGATTGTTTATGTCGGAGTGAATTGCCTCAAGTGAATGCATCAGTTAGCATCAGGTAG
- the LOC115749882 gene encoding O-fucosyltransferase 7-like isoform X1, translated as MTKAMAKRRRRALSLLLRRLLTCAICAVATVALLSGHVRVLPSPGVAGAPQFLKQYQRQGSEQSWTKELVPPQFSKNPGSSRKMNSASWSLDFDKLWKPPPNRDFTPCIDPSTNYTVPAASQGYLLVHTNGGLNQMRAGICDMVAVARIINATLVIPELDKGSFWRDSSNFSDIFDEEHFISTLANDVKVVKKLPKELAKTTKLVKEFKSWSGMDYYHNEIAGMWEYYEVIRASKSDSRLANNNLPSAIQKLRCRACYEALRFAPHIEAMGKLLVERMRSYGPYIALHLRYEKDMLAFSGCTHGLSAAEAKELRIIRPGTCRENTLHWKIKNINSTEQRSKGYCPLTPKEAAIFLTALGYPSHTPIYIAAGEIYGGDSHMTELQSRYPMLMSKEKLASVEELEPFMNHASQMAALDYIVSVESDVFIPSYSGNMARAVGGHRRFLGHRKTISPDRKALVHLFDKVENGTLKEGSRLSDHIAELHKRRQGSPRKRKGPISGTKGMDRFRSEEAFYENPLPDCLCRSELPQVNASVSIR; from the exons CAATACCAGAGGCAGGGGAGTGAGCAGAGCTGGACAAAGGAACTCGTTCCACctcaattttccaaaaatccggGCTCTTCTCGCAAG ATGAACAGTGCTTCCTGGAGTTTGGATTTTGACAAGCTCTGGAAGCCTCCGCCAAACCGTGATTTCACGCCATGTATAGATCCTAGCACAAATTATACAG TTCCTGCAGCATCGCAAGGTTACCTTCTAGTTCATACCAATGGAGGACTTAATCAGATGCGAGCTGGG ATATGTGACATGGTTGCCGTAGCTCGTATAATAAATGCTACTTTGGTGATTCCCGAACTAGATAAAGGTTCTTTTTGGCGAGATTCTAG CAACTTTTCAGATATCTTTGATGAAGAACATTTTATAAGCACTTTAGCTAATGATGTTAAAGTTGTAAAGAAGCTTCCCAAGGAATTGGCTAAAACCACAAAGTTAGTGAAGGAATTTAAAAGTTGGTCTGGCATGGATTACTATCACAATGAGATAGCTGGCATGTGGGAATATTATGAG GTAATACGGGCATCAAAGTCAGATTCTCGTCTTGCAAATAATAATCTTCCATCAGCCATTCAAAAGCTACGGTGTCGCGCTTGTTATGAAGCCCTTCGTTTTGCACCCCATATTGAAGCAATGGGAAAG TTGCTGGTTGAGCGGATGAGATCTTATGGTCCTTATATAGCTCTTCATTTGCGGTATGAGAAGGACATGCTTGCCTTTAGTGGGTGTACACATGGTTTATCAGCAGCTGAAGCTAAAGAACTGCGGATAATTAG GCCCGGAACTTGTAGGGAGAACACTCTGCATTGGAAAATAAAGAACATCAATTCTACTGAGCAGAGATCTAAAGGATACTGCCCTCTAACTCCAAAGGAGGCTGCAATTTTTCTCACAGCCCTCGGGTATCCATCCCATACACCCATATACATCGCTGCTGGAGAAATATATGGAGGTGACTCTCATATGACTGAACTACAGTCCCGCTATCCGATGTTGATGAGCAAG GAAAAACTAGCATCAGTTGAGGAGCTGGAACCTTTTATGAATCATGCATCTCAAATGGCAGCACTGGATTACATTGTATCTGTGGAGAGTGATGTTTTCATTCCATCCTACTCAGGAAATATGGCAAGGGCAGTCGGAGGTCACCGTCGCTTTTTGGGGCATAGAAAGACAATATCACCTGACAG GAAAGCTCTTGTTCATCTATTTGACAAAGTTGAGAACGGGACTCTGAAAGAAGGAAGTAGGTTATCAGATCACATTGCTGAACTCCACAAAAGACG GCAAGGGTCCCCACGGAAGAGGAAAGGCCCCATCTCAGGAACAAAGGGCATGGATAGATTTCGTTCGGAGGAGGCATTCTACGAGAATCCTTTGCCAGATTGTTTATGTCGGAGTGAATTGCCTCAAGTGAATGCATCAGTTAGCATCAGGTAG
- the LOC115749885 gene encoding thylakoid lumenal 29 kDa protein, chloroplastic, with amino-acid sequence MMGVSFVSTVPSVLPLQAQVASSPPPPPPYSSSFAAAVAPPARSVVVRCKMENSVADGKELSRRDVLKCVGASIGIELIASSGSFVELAHAADLIQRRQRSEFLSNVKDTLYTAIKGNPDLIPSLLTLALNDAMTYDKASKSGGPNGSIRLSSEISRPENKGLSAAMNLLEEAKKEIDSYSKGGPISYADLIQYAAESAVKATFLASAIRKCGGNEEKGGLLYTAYGSNGQWGLFERQFGRSDTAEPDPEGRVPQWEKASVKEMKDKFSAIGFGPRQLAVMYLFLGPDQKATETLLATDPDVSPWVQKYQRSRETVSQTDYEVDLITALTKLSSLGQQINYEAYTYPVPRVDLGKLKL; translated from the exons atgatgggcGTGTCCTTCGTCTCGACCGTGCCTTCTGTGCTCCCACTTCAAGCTCAAGtagcttcttctcctcctcctcctcctccttactCCTCGTCTTTCGCTGCCGCCGTCGCACCCCCCGCTCGCTCC GTTGTCGTTCGCTGCAAGATGGAGAATAGCGTCGCCGATGGCAAGGAGTTGAGCCGACGAGACGTTCTTAAATGCGTCGGCGCTAGTATCGGCATT GAACTGATAGCAAGCTCTGGATCATTTGTTGAATTAGCTCACGCTGCTGATTTGATTCAACGCAGACAGCGGTCTGAGTTTCTCT CAAATGTCAAGGACACCCTTTACACGGCTATAAAG GGAAATCCAGATCTTATCCCGTCTTTACTGACATTGGCATTAAATGATGCTATGACTTATGACAAG GCCTCAAAATCTGGAGGCCCAAATGGATCCATAAGGCTCAG CTCAGAGATTAGCAGACCCGAGAATAAGGGGCTTTCAGCTGCTATGAACTTATTGGAGGAAGCTAAGAAGGAAATAGATTCATATTCCAAGGGCGGACCCATATCCTATGCAGATCTTATACAGTATGCAG CGGAGAGTGCAGTCAAGGCTACCTTTCTGGCTTCAGCCATTCGCAAATGTGGTGGTAATGAAGAGAAAGGGGGCTTGCTCTACACTGCCTATGGTTCCAATGGACAG TGGGGCTTGTTTGAGAGACAATTTGGGAGGTCGGACACCGCGGAACCAGATCCAGAAGGTAGGGTCCCCCAGTGGGAGAAGGCCAGTGTGAAGGAAATGAAAGATAAATTCTCAGCCATTGGGTTTGGTCCTCGGCAG CTAGCAGTGATGTATTTGTTTCTGGGTCCTGATCAGAAAGCAACAGAGACATTATTAGCCACCGATCCAGATGTGTCTCCGTGGGTTCAAAAATACCAAAGAAGCCGAGAGACTGTGTCGCAGACGGATTATGAG GTCGATTTGATAACCGCTCTGACAAAATTAAGCAGCTTGGGGCAGCAAATCAATTACGAAGCGTACACCTACCCAGTTCCAAGGGTTGATTTGGGCAAGCTCAAATTGTGA